From one Mya arenaria isolate MELC-2E11 chromosome 4, ASM2691426v1 genomic stretch:
- the LOC128229857 gene encoding GATA zinc finger domain-containing protein 14-like, translating to MRHTPRTHNTSHNDAHSDTHPGHTTTHNKKHTWTRPSTHNDVQNEIHNETHTRIHNITHNDADNETHNEAQHRDTNTTHNDADNETHNEAQHRDTNTTHNDADNETHNEAQHRDTNTTHNDADNETHNEAHHRDTNTTNNDADNETHNEAQYRDTNTLHNDADNETHNEAQHRDTNTLHNDADNETHNEAQYRDTNTLHNDADNETHTEAQHRDTNTLHNDADNETHNEAQYRDTNTLHNDADNETHNEAQHRDTNTLHNDADNETHNEAQYRDTNTLHNDADNETHNETQYRDTNTLHNDADNETHNEAQYRDTQHFAQ from the exons ATGAGACACACACCCAGGACACACAACACTTCGCACAATGATGCACACAGCGATACACACCCAGGACACACAACA ACACACAATAAGAAACATACTTGGACACGCCCTAGTACGCACAATGATGTGCAGAATGAGATTcacaacgagacacacaccaGGATACACAACATTACGCACAATGATGCCgacaacgagacacacaacgaggcACAACATCGGGACACCAACACTACGCACAATGATGCCgacaacgagacacacaacgaggcACAACATCGGGACACCAACACTACGCACAATGATGCCgacaacgagacacacaacgaggcACAACATCGGGACACCAACACTACGCACAATGATGCCgacaacgagacacacaacgaggcACATCATCGGGACACCAACACTACGAACAATGATGCCgacaacgagacacacaacgaggcACAATATCGGGACACCAACACTTTGCACAATGATGCCgacaacgagacacacaacgaggcACAACATCGGGACACCAACACTTTGCACAATGATGCCgacaacgagacacacaacgaagCACAATATCGGGACACCAACACTTTGCACAATGATGCCGacaacgagacacacaccgAGGCACAACATCGGGACACCAACACTTTGCACAATGATGCCgacaacgagacacacaacgaggcACAATATCGGGACACCAACACTTTGCACAATGATGCCgacaacgagacacacaacgaggcACAACATCGGGACACCAACACTTTGCACAATGATGCCgacaacgagacacacaacgaggcACAATATCGGGACACCAACACTTTGCACAATGATGCCgacaacgagacacacaacgagacacAATATCGGGACACCAACACTTTGCACAATGATGCCgacaacgagacacacaacgaggcACAATATCGGGACACACAACACTTTGCACAATGA
- the LOC128229859 gene encoding probable serine/threonine-protein kinase fhkB, translating to MPTTRHTTRHNIGTHNDTHNDADNETHNTTHNDADNETHNTLHNDADNETHNEAQYRDTNTLHNDADNETHNEAQHRDTNTTHNDADNETHNEAQHRDTNTTHNDADNETHNEAQHRDTQQYAQ from the coding sequence ATGCCgacaacgagacacacaacgagacacAACATCGGGACACACAACGACACGCACAATGATGCCgacaacgagacacacaacacTACGCACAATGATGCCgacaacgagacacacaacacTTTGCACAATGATGCCgacaacgagacacacaacgaggcACAATATCGGGACACCAACACTTTGCACAATGATGCCgacaacgagacacacaacgaggcACAACATCGGGACACCAACACTACGCACAATGATGCCgacaacgagacacacaacgaggcACAACATCGGGACACCAACACTACGCACAATGATGCCgacaacgagacacacaacgaggcACAACATCGGGACACACAACAATACGCACAATGA
- the LOC128229862 gene encoding uncharacterized protein LOC128229862 yields MKSSHRIPYLNDTSKLEETVKVVQGKPGEGQGLNILLNNAGVGNRDNLEKVNQESMIENFRTNAAGPLMVSKAFLPLLRSAASQGGSLSVTNAAIINISTGLASITETDSGGVYPYRTSKVKINAVNEISKGQ; encoded by the exons ATGAAGTCATCCCACCGCAtaccat ATCTAAATGACACGAGTAAACTTGAAGAAACAGTCAAGGTTGTCCAAGGAAAACCGGGTGAAGGTCAAGGACTGAATATTCTTCTTAACAATGCTGGTGTTGGAAATCGTGACAATCTGGAGAAAGTCAACCAAGAATCGATGATTGAAAACTTCAGAACAAATGCGGCCGGTCCATTAATGGTTTCAAAG GCTTTCCTTCCGCTGCTTCGGTCTGCGGCGTCACAGGGAGGCTCTTTGTCTGTTACAAACGCAGCGATAATCAACATCAGTACTGGTTTGGCTTCCATTACTGAGACCGACTCCGGTGGGGTATATCCCTACAGAACATCAAAGGTAAAAATCAATGCTGTCAATGAAATAAGTAAAGGCCaatga